A single Vigna radiata var. radiata cultivar VC1973A chromosome 8, Vradiata_ver6, whole genome shotgun sequence DNA region contains:
- the LOC106769669 gene encoding protein argonaute 10, which yields MPVRQMKESSEQHLVIKPHLQNPMNPAKKTTKAAQNGKGPPPPEIDSQALPHSKNKGRRRGRGGRKPDQGDVMMRPRCRPCTATLTSSANGNVENDFISDMGFPTSSKSLSFARRPGYGQVGTKCIVKANHFFAELPDKDLNQYDVAITPEVSSKIVNRSIIAELVRLYKESDLGMRLPAYDGRKSLYTAGQLPFAWREFKIKLVEEEEGVNGPKREREYRVVIKFVARANLHHLGQFLAGKRADAPQEALQILDIVLRELATKRYCPIGRSFFSPDIRTPQRLGEGLESWCGFYQSIRPTQMGLSLNIDMASAAFIEPLPVVEFVGQLLGKDVMSRPLSDADRIKIKKALRGVKVEVTHRGSVRRKYRVSGLTSQPTRELVFPVDENSTMKSVVEYFQEMYGFTIQYTHLPCLQVGNQKKANYLPMEACKIVEGQRYTKRLNEKQITALLKVTCQRPRDRENDILRTIQHNAYDQDPYAKEFGIKISEKLASVEARILPAPWLKYHESGKEKNCLPQVGQWNMMNKKMINGMTVSRWACINFSRSVQDSVARTFCNELAQMCQVSGMEFNPEPVIPIYNAKPEQVEKALKHVYHVSASKTKGKELELLLAILPDNNGSLYGDLKRICETDLGLISQCCLTKHVFKITKQYLANVSLKINVKMGGRNTVLLDAVSCRIPLVSDIPTIIFGADVTHPENGEDSSPSIAAVVASQDWPEVTKYAGLVCAQAHRQELIQDLYKTWHDPVRGTVSGGMIRDLLVSFRKATGQKPLRIIFYRDGVSEGQFYQVLLYELDAIRKACASLEPNYQPPVTFIVVQKRHHTRLFANNHRDRSSTDRSGNILPGTVVDSKICHPTEFDFYLCSHAGIQGTSRPAHYHVLWDENNFTADGIQSLTNNLCYTYARCTRSVSVVPPAYYAHLAAFRARFYMEPDMQENGSTGEGNGHGSKGTRAAGDYSVKPLPDLKENVKRVMFYC from the exons ATGCCAGTGAGGCAGATGAAAGAAAGCTCTGAGCAACACCTTGTGATCAAACCTCATTTGCAGAATCCCATGAATCCAGCCAAGAAAACAACCAAAGCTGCCCAAAATGGCAAAGGTCCACCGCCACCAGAAATCGATAGCCAAGCTTTGCCTCACTCAAAGAACAAGGGAAGAAGAAGGGGGAGAGGTGGCAGAAAACCCGATCAAGGAGATGTTATGATGAGGCCTAGATGCAGACCATGCACTGCAACACTTACAAGTAGTGCAAATGGGAATGTTGAAAATGATTTCATCTCTGATATGGGTTTTCCCACTTCAAGCAAGTCTTTGAGCTTTGCTCGTAGGCCTGGATATGGACAAGTTGGGACAAAATGCATTGTGAAGGCTAACCACTTCTTTGCAGAGTTACCAGACAAGGACTTGAACCAATATGAT GTTGCTATTACCCCAGAAGTGTCTTCTAAAATAGTGAACAGGTCTATCATAGCAGAACTAGTGAGGCTCTATAAAGAGTCTGACCTGGGGATGAGACTTCCAGCATATGATGGCAGAAAAAGTCTGTACACAGCAGGGCAGCTTCCCTTTGCTTGGAGAGAGTTTAAGATTAAGCTTgtagaagaagaggaaggagtCAATGGCCCCAA AAGGGAAAGAGAGTACAGGGTGGTGATCAAGTTTGTTGCTCGGGCAAACTTGCACCACTTGGGCCAGTTCCTAGCTGGTAAGCGTGCTGATGCACCTCAGGAGGCACTTCAAATCCTGGACATTGTACTAAGAGAGCTGGCAACCAAGAG GTATTGCCCAATTGGAAGGTCCTTCTTTTCACCTGATATTAGAACACCGCAACGGCTTGGAGAGGGATTAGAGTCATGGTGTGGATTTTACCAGAGCATAAGGCCTACTCAGATGGGACTCTCCCTCAATATTG ATATGGCATCTGCTGCATTTATTGAGCCACTTCCAGTAGTGGAATTTGTTGGGCAGCTATTAGGGAAAGATGTGATGTCAAGGCCATTGTCAGATGCTGATCGCATTAAG ATTAAGAAAGCCCTTAGAGGAGTAAAAGTTGAAGTAACACATAGAGGGAGTGTGAGAAGAAAATATCGTGTTTCAGGGTTGACTTCTCAACCAACAAGAGAACTTGT GTTTCCTGTTGATGAGAACTCAACTATGAAATCAGTAGTTGAATACTTCCAAGAGATGTATGGCTTCACTATTCAGTATACTCACCTTCCTTGCCTCCAAGTGGGAAACCAGAAGAAGGCCAACTATTTGCCTATGGAG GCTTGCAAAATTGTTGAGGGGCAACGCTATACAAAAAGATTGAACGAGAAGCAAATTACTGCTCTATTGAAAGTTACTTGCCAGAGACCTCGCGATcgtgaaaatgacattttacGG ACCATTCAACATAATGCTTATGATCAAGATCCGTATGCAAAAGAATTTGGAATTAAAATCAGTGAAAAGTTAGCTTCTGTTGAAGCGAGAATTCTTCCAGCCCCTTGG CTTAAATATCACGAAAGTGGGAAAGAAAAGAACTGTTTACCCCAAGTTGGTCAATGGAATATGATGAACAAG AAAATGATTAATGGAATGACTGTTAGCCGGTGGGCATGCATAAATTTTTCACGGAGTGTGCAAGATAGTGTTGCTCGCACTTTTTGTAATGAGCTTGCTCAAATGTGTCAAGTATCTGGCATG gAATTTAATCCAGAGCCTGTTATCCCCATATACAATGCCAAGCCTGAACAGGTAGAGAAAGCTTTGAAACATGTTTACCATGTTTCTGCGAGCAAAACTAAAGGAAAGGAATTAGAGCTATTGTTAGCAATATTACCAGACAATAACGGTTCACTCTATG gTGATCTGAAGCGAATTTGTGAAACTGATCTTGGGCTAATTTCACAATGCTGTCTGACAAAGCATGTCTTCAAAATCACTAAACAGTACTTAGCTAATGTGTCTCTGAAGATCAATGTGAAG ATGGGCGGTAGAAATACTGTACTTCTTGATGCTGTGAGCTGCAGAATACCATTGGTCAGTGACATACCAACCATTATTTTCGGAGCAGATGTAACCCACCCTGAAAACGGCGAAGACTCAAGCCCTTCAATTGCAGCT GTAGTAGCATCTCAGGACTGGCCTGAAGTAACAAAATACGCTGGTCTAGTGTGCGCTCAAGCTCATCGGCAGGAACTCATACAAGACTTGTACAAAACTTGGCACGACCCTGTTCGTGGCACAGTTAGTGGAGGCATGATCCG AGATTTACTTGTTTCCTTTAGAAAGGCAACAGGACAAAAGCCGCTACGAATTATATTTTACAG GGACGGCGTCAGTGAAGGACAATTTTACCAAGTTTTACTTTATGAGTTGGATGCGATTCGGAAG GCATGTGCTTCCTTAGAACCAAATTACCAGCCTCCAGTAACTTTCATAGTCGTGCAAAAAAGGCATCATACTCGGCTATTCGCAAACAACCACAGGGACAGAAGCAGCACTGATAGGAGTGGGAATATATTGCCTG GGACTGTTGTTGATTCCAAAATCTGCCATCCAACAGAGTTTGATTTTTATCTCTGCAGTCATGCTGGCATCCAG GGTACTAGTCGGCCAGCTCATTATCATGTTCTGTGGGATGAAAACAACTTCACAGCAGATGGAATTCAGTCTTTGACAAACAATCTTTGTTATACATATGCAAGGTGTACACGCTCAGTATCTGTTG TTCCCCCTGCATATTATGCGCATTTAGCAGCCTTTCGAGCCCGTTTCTACATGGAACCAGATATGCAAGAGAATGGTTCTACAGGTGAGGGTAACGGTCATGGTTCCAAAGGAACACGAGCAGCTGGAGATTATAGTGTGAAGCCATTGCCAGACCTGAAAGAAAATGTGAAGAGAGTGATGTTTTACTGTTAG